The Streptomyces achromogenes genome window below encodes:
- a CDS encoding GNAT family N-acetyltransferase, giving the protein MEGDIVLRPIKLRDQRVWREVNRRNRDWLRPWEATIPPPAPSGPIAHRPTYRQMVRHLRTEAHAGRMLPFVIEYQGRLVGQLTVAGITWGSMCSGHVGYWVDESVAGRGVMPTAVALVVDHCFRTVGLHRIEVCIRPENGPSRRVVEKLGFREEGLRPRYLHIDGAWRDHLVFALTAEEVPEGLLSRWRRTRSASVPRDHRNA; this is encoded by the coding sequence GTGGAGGGCGACATCGTCCTGCGGCCCATAAAGCTGCGCGACCAGCGGGTCTGGCGCGAGGTCAACCGGCGCAACCGGGACTGGCTGCGCCCCTGGGAGGCGACCATCCCGCCGCCCGCGCCGAGCGGACCGATCGCGCACCGGCCGACCTACCGTCAGATGGTCCGGCACCTGCGCACCGAGGCGCACGCCGGACGGATGCTGCCGTTCGTCATCGAGTACCAGGGGCGGCTCGTCGGGCAGTTGACCGTCGCGGGGATCACCTGGGGCTCCATGTGCTCCGGACACGTCGGTTACTGGGTGGACGAGTCGGTGGCCGGCCGCGGCGTGATGCCGACCGCCGTGGCGCTCGTCGTCGACCACTGTTTCCGCACCGTCGGACTGCACCGCATCGAGGTCTGCATTCGGCCCGAGAACGGGCCCAGCCGCCGGGTGGTGGAGAAACTCGGATTCCGCGAGGAAGGGCTGCGGCCGCGCTATCTCCACATCGACGGGGCCTGGCGGGACCACCTCGTGTTCGCGCTGACGGCGGAGGAGGTCCCGGAGGGTCTGCTGAGCCGGTGGCGACGCACCCGCTCCGCCAGCGTCCCCCGCGACCACCGGAACGCCTGA
- a CDS encoding MogA/MoaB family molybdenum cofactor biosynthesis protein, with protein MTQDANPGASAGDAGSALLAPYGALVVTASNRAAAGVYEDRGGPLVAEGLRGFGFAVDGPQVVPDGDPVEAALRAGVEAGYDVIVTTGGTGVSPTDRTPEATRAVLDLEIPGIAEAVRAYGRDKVPTSALSRGLAGVAGGTLIVNLPGSTGGVKDGLAVLEPLLIHAVDQIRGGDHPGPSQGGAS; from the coding sequence ATGACACAGGACGCGAACCCCGGCGCGTCGGCCGGCGACGCCGGGTCGGCGCTGCTCGCGCCGTACGGCGCCCTGGTGGTCACCGCGTCCAACCGCGCGGCCGCGGGCGTGTACGAGGACCGGGGCGGTCCGCTGGTCGCCGAGGGCCTGCGCGGTTTCGGCTTCGCCGTCGACGGCCCGCAGGTCGTGCCGGACGGCGACCCGGTCGAGGCCGCGCTGCGGGCCGGCGTCGAGGCGGGCTACGACGTGATCGTCACCACCGGCGGCACCGGCGTCTCGCCCACCGACCGCACGCCGGAGGCGACCCGCGCGGTACTCGACCTGGAGATCCCGGGCATCGCCGAGGCCGTCCGGGCGTACGGCCGCGACAAGGTGCCCACGTCGGCGCTCTCCCGGGGCCTGGCCGGTGTGGCGGGCGGCACGCTGATCGTCAACCTGCCCGGATCCACCGGCGGGGTGAAGGACGGCCTCGCCGTCCTGGAACCCCTGCTGATCCACGCCGTCGACCAGATCCGGGGCGGCGACCACCCCGGACCGAGCCAGGGAGGTGCGAGCTGA
- the moaC gene encoding cyclic pyranopterin monophosphate synthase MoaC, giving the protein MSTQDRLTHIDAAGAARMVDVSGKDVTSRTARASGRVLVSPRVVELLRGEGVPKGDALATARIAGIMGAKRTPDLIPLCHPLAVSGVKLDLSVADDAVEITATVKTTDRTGVEMEALTAVSVAALTVIDMVKAVDKGAVITDVRVEEKTGGKSGDWSRT; this is encoded by the coding sequence ATGAGTACGCAGGACCGACTGACGCACATCGACGCCGCGGGCGCCGCCCGCATGGTCGACGTCTCCGGCAAGGACGTCACCTCCCGCACCGCACGGGCCAGCGGGCGCGTCCTCGTCTCGCCCCGCGTGGTCGAGCTGCTGCGCGGCGAAGGGGTCCCCAAGGGGGACGCGCTGGCCACCGCGCGGATCGCGGGCATCATGGGCGCCAAGCGCACTCCCGACCTGATCCCGCTGTGCCACCCGCTCGCCGTCTCCGGTGTGAAACTGGACCTGTCGGTCGCGGACGACGCCGTGGAGATCACCGCCACGGTGAAGACGACGGATCGCACGGGCGTCGAGATGGAGGCCCTCACCGCGGTCTCCGTCGCCGCGCTCACCGTGATCGACATGGTCAAGGCGGTCGACAAGGGAGCGGTCATCACGGACGTGCGCGTGGAGGAGAAGACGGGCGGCAAGTCGGGCGACTGGAGCCGGACATGA
- the glp gene encoding molybdotransferase-like divisome protein Glp gives MSTAAPRPAAQDRLWSVDEHLDDILAAVRPLEPIELQLPDAQGCVLVEDVTVPVSLPPFDNSSMDGYAVRVADIAGASEEFPAALDVVGDIAAGHQADLLHVGPGQAARIMTGAPLPGGAETVVPVEWTDGGLGEGPVAGMRARSLAPEQASGQVRVYRPAAARAHVRAKGSDVRAGDRALEAGTVLGPPQIALLAAIGRGSVRVHPRPRVVVMSTGSELVQPGGTLGSGQIYDSNSFALTAAARDAGAIAYRVGAVADDADTLRSTIEDQLVRADLLVTTGGVSVGAYDVVKEALEHVGDEDEEGGGVEFRRLAMQPGKPQGFGTVGPDHTPLLALPGNPVSSYVSFELFVRPAIRTLMGLEDVHRPTTRAKLTADEALTSPKGRRQFLRATYADGAVRPVGGAGSHLVAALAHADALIVVPEDTESVEPGTDVEVVLLR, from the coding sequence TTGAGCACCGCCGCGCCCCGCCCCGCCGCCCAGGACCGCCTCTGGTCGGTGGACGAGCATCTGGACGACATCCTCGCCGCCGTCCGCCCGCTGGAGCCCATCGAGCTGCAACTGCCCGACGCCCAGGGCTGCGTGCTCGTCGAGGACGTCACGGTGCCGGTCTCCCTGCCGCCCTTCGACAACAGCTCCATGGACGGCTACGCGGTACGGGTCGCGGACATCGCGGGCGCGAGCGAGGAGTTCCCCGCGGCACTGGACGTCGTCGGGGACATCGCGGCGGGACACCAGGCCGACCTGCTGCACGTGGGGCCCGGCCAGGCCGCCCGGATCATGACCGGCGCCCCGCTGCCGGGCGGCGCGGAGACCGTCGTCCCCGTGGAGTGGACCGACGGCGGGCTCGGCGAGGGCCCGGTCGCCGGGATGCGGGCCCGCAGCCTCGCCCCCGAGCAGGCCTCCGGGCAGGTGCGCGTGTACCGGCCCGCCGCGGCACGCGCGCACGTCCGCGCGAAGGGCAGCGACGTGCGGGCGGGGGACCGCGCCCTCGAAGCCGGCACCGTCCTCGGCCCGCCCCAGATCGCCCTGCTCGCCGCGATCGGCCGCGGCTCGGTGCGCGTGCACCCGCGCCCGCGCGTGGTCGTGATGTCCACCGGCAGCGAACTCGTCCAGCCCGGCGGGACGCTCGGCAGCGGCCAGATCTACGACTCCAACAGCTTCGCCCTCACCGCCGCCGCCCGCGACGCCGGGGCCATCGCCTACCGGGTCGGCGCGGTCGCCGACGACGCCGACACCCTGCGCTCCACCATCGAGGACCAGCTCGTGCGCGCCGACCTGCTGGTCACCACCGGCGGGGTCAGCGTCGGCGCCTACGACGTCGTCAAGGAGGCCCTGGAGCACGTCGGCGACGAGGACGAGGAGGGCGGCGGCGTCGAGTTCCGCAGGCTCGCCATGCAGCCCGGCAAACCCCAGGGCTTCGGCACCGTCGGCCCCGACCACACCCCCCTGCTGGCCCTGCCCGGCAACCCCGTGTCGTCGTACGTCTCCTTCGAGCTGTTCGTGCGGCCCGCCATCCGCACCCTCATGGGACTCGAGGACGTCCACCGGCCCACCACACGCGCGAAGCTGACCGCCGACGAGGCGCTGACCTCGCCCAAGGGCCGCAGACAGTTCCTGCGCGCCACGTACGCCGACGGCGCCGTCCGCCCCGTCGGCGGCGCCGGCTCCCACCTGGTCGCCGCCCTCGCGCACGCCGACGCGCTGATCGTCGTCCCCGAGGACACGGAGTCCGTCGAGCCGGGCACCGACGTCGAGGTGGTCCTCCTCCGCTGA
- the galU gene encoding UTP--glucose-1-phosphate uridylyltransferase GalU, which translates to MTQSHPRISKAVIPAAGLGTRFLPATKATPKEMLPVVDKPAIQYVVEEAVSAGLDDVLMVTGRNKRPLEDHFDRNYELESALQKKGDAARLAKVQQSSDLATMHYVRQGDPRGLGHAVLCAAPHVGQEPFAVLLGDDLIDPRDPLLRRMIEVREQHGGSVVALMEVAPEQIHLYGCAAVETTVDGDVVKVTGLVEKPDPADAPSNYAIIGRYVLDPGVFGVLRETEPGRGGEIQLTDALQQLAMDEKVGGPVHGVVFKGRRYDTGDRGDYLRAIVRLACEREDLGPDFRSWLRRYVTEEMQQL; encoded by the coding sequence ATGACTCAGTCGCACCCACGGATCAGCAAGGCTGTCATCCCCGCAGCAGGTCTCGGCACCCGGTTCCTGCCGGCGACCAAGGCCACTCCCAAGGAGATGCTGCCGGTCGTGGACAAGCCCGCTATCCAGTACGTGGTCGAGGAGGCCGTCTCCGCCGGCCTCGACGACGTCCTCATGGTCACCGGCCGCAACAAGCGCCCCCTCGAGGACCACTTCGACCGCAACTACGAACTCGAGTCGGCCCTGCAGAAGAAGGGCGACGCCGCGCGGCTCGCCAAGGTGCAGCAGTCCAGCGACCTCGCGACGATGCACTACGTCCGCCAGGGCGACCCCAGGGGCCTCGGCCACGCCGTCCTGTGCGCGGCCCCGCACGTCGGACAGGAACCGTTCGCCGTCCTGCTCGGCGACGACCTGATCGACCCCCGCGACCCGCTGCTCCGGCGGATGATCGAGGTGCGGGAGCAGCACGGCGGCAGCGTCGTCGCCCTCATGGAGGTCGCCCCCGAGCAGATCCACCTCTACGGCTGCGCGGCCGTGGAGACCACCGTGGACGGCGACGTCGTCAAGGTGACCGGCCTCGTGGAGAAGCCGGACCCGGCCGACGCCCCCTCGAACTACGCCATCATCGGCCGCTATGTCCTCGACCCGGGCGTGTTCGGCGTGCTCCGCGAGACCGAGCCCGGCCGCGGCGGCGAGATCCAGCTCACCGACGCCCTCCAGCAGCTCGCCATGGACGAGAAGGTCGGCGGCCCGGTCCACGGCGTCGTCTTCAAGGGCCGCCGCTATGACACCGGCGACCGCGGCGACTATCTGCGTGCCATTGTCAGACTCGCGTGCGAACGTGAGGATCTGGGTCCGGACTTCCGGTCCTGGCTTCGCCGTTACGTCACCGAGGAGATGCAGCAACTTTGA
- a CDS encoding 5-formyltetrahydrofolate cyclo-ligase, which translates to MSHLEDEPEPDKRTLRRGFLAARNALTTDDVRTAALALAERAGELPELAHARTVAAYVSVGGEPGTLTLLDALHARGVRVLLPALLPDNDLDWGAYAGEGSLAPVRHGGRTALLEPAGERLGPDAVTDADVVLLPGLAVDAGGMRLGRGGGSYDRVLARLAAVGARPSLVVLLYDGEVVDRLPAEAHDRPVHAVVTPSGVRRFA; encoded by the coding sequence ATGAGCCATCTCGAAGACGAACCGGAGCCTGACAAACGTACGTTGCGGCGGGGTTTCCTCGCCGCGCGGAACGCGTTGACGACCGACGACGTGCGCACGGCGGCCCTCGCGCTGGCCGAGCGCGCGGGAGAACTGCCCGAGTTGGCGCACGCCCGCACGGTGGCGGCGTACGTCTCCGTGGGCGGCGAACCCGGCACCCTGACGCTGCTGGACGCGCTGCACGCGCGGGGCGTGCGCGTCCTGCTCCCCGCACTGCTGCCGGACAACGACCTGGACTGGGGCGCCTACGCCGGGGAGGGCTCGCTCGCGCCGGTCCGGCACGGCGGGAGGACGGCCCTGCTGGAGCCGGCCGGCGAGCGCCTCGGCCCGGACGCGGTGACGGACGCCGACGTGGTGCTGCTGCCCGGCCTGGCGGTCGACGCGGGCGGCATGCGGCTGGGGCGCGGCGGCGGATCGTACGACCGCGTGCTGGCCCGGCTGGCGGCCGTCGGCGCACGACCCTCGCTGGTGGTGCTGCTGTACGACGGCGAGGTCGTCGACCGTCTGCCCGCGGAGGCGCACGACCGGCCGGTGCACGCGGTGGTGACGCCGTCCGGGGTGCGCCGCTTCGCCTGA
- a CDS encoding potassium/proton antiporter, whose product MTVHHLNQLLLACSLVLLVAVAAVRISSRSGLPSLLVYLGIGIAMGQDGIGDIHFDSAELTQVIGYAALVVILAEGGLGTKWKEIRPVLPSATALALAGVAVSVGVTATAAHFVTGLEWRQALIIGAVVSSTDAAAVFSVLRKIPLPARVTGTLEAESGFNDAPVVILVVAFSTAGPVEHWYLLLAEILLELAIGAAIGLAVGWLGSWGLRHVALPASGLYPIAVMAIAVTAYAAGSLAHGSGFLGVYLASMVMGNAKLPHWPATRGFADGLGWIAQIGMFVLLGLLVTPHELGDDVLPALVIGLVLTMVARPLSVVLCLTPFRVPWQEQTLMSWAGLRGAVPIILATIPMVNGVDASRRIFNIVFVLVVVYTLVQGPTLPWLARTLRLGGDSEAADLGVESAPLERLRGHLLSVAIPEGSKMHGVEVDELRLPAGAAVTLVVRDGTSFVPLPATVLRHGDELLVVATDPVRDAAEKRLRAVGHGGKLAGWLGTGGDTR is encoded by the coding sequence CTGACTGTCCACCACCTCAACCAGCTCCTGCTCGCCTGCTCCCTCGTCCTGCTCGTCGCCGTCGCAGCGGTCCGGATCTCCTCGCGCAGCGGGCTCCCCAGCCTGCTCGTCTACCTGGGGATCGGCATCGCCATGGGCCAGGACGGCATCGGCGACATCCACTTCGACAGCGCCGAACTGACCCAGGTCATCGGCTACGCCGCCCTGGTCGTGATCCTCGCCGAGGGCGGCCTGGGCACGAAGTGGAAGGAGATCCGGCCGGTCCTGCCCTCCGCCACGGCGCTGGCGCTGGCCGGGGTCGCGGTGAGCGTCGGCGTCACGGCCACGGCCGCGCACTTCGTGACGGGGCTGGAATGGCGGCAGGCGCTGATCATCGGCGCGGTGGTGTCCTCGACGGACGCGGCGGCGGTCTTCTCCGTCCTGCGCAAGATCCCCCTGCCCGCGCGCGTGACGGGCACCCTGGAGGCCGAGTCCGGCTTCAACGACGCCCCGGTCGTCATCCTGGTCGTCGCCTTCTCCACGGCCGGCCCCGTCGAGCACTGGTACCTGCTTCTGGCCGAGATACTGCTGGAGCTGGCGATCGGCGCCGCCATCGGCCTCGCGGTCGGCTGGCTGGGCTCCTGGGGCCTTCGGCACGTGGCACTGCCCGCCTCCGGTCTCTACCCGATCGCCGTCATGGCGATCGCGGTCACCGCGTACGCGGCCGGCTCGCTGGCACACGGCAGCGGCTTCCTCGGCGTGTACCTCGCCTCGATGGTGATGGGCAACGCCAAGCTGCCGCACTGGCCCGCCACGCGCGGGTTCGCCGACGGCCTCGGCTGGATCGCCCAGATCGGGATGTTCGTGCTGCTCGGCCTGCTGGTCACCCCGCACGAGCTCGGGGACGACGTGCTGCCCGCGCTGGTCATCGGCCTGGTGCTGACCATGGTCGCCCGCCCGCTCAGCGTCGTGCTCTGCCTGACCCCGTTCCGGGTCCCCTGGCAGGAGCAGACGCTGATGTCCTGGGCGGGACTGCGCGGCGCCGTGCCCATCATCCTGGCGACGATCCCCATGGTGAACGGCGTCGACGCCAGCCGCCGCATCTTCAACATCGTCTTCGTCCTGGTCGTCGTCTACACCCTGGTCCAGGGGCCGACCCTGCCCTGGCTGGCGCGCACGCTGCGGCTGGGCGGCGACTCCGAGGCCGCCGACCTGGGCGTCGAGTCGGCTCCGCTGGAGCGGCTGCGCGGGCACCTGCTGTCGGTGGCGATCCCCGAGGGGTCGAAGATGCACGGCGTCGAGGTCGACGAACTGCGCCTGCCGGCCGGGGCCGCCGTCACCCTCGTCGTACGCGACGGGACGTCGTTCGTGCCCCTGCCGGCGACCGTCCTGCGGCACGGCGACGAACTCCTCGTCGTGGCCACCGACCCGGTCCGCGACGCGGCCGAGAAGCGGCTGCGCGCCGTCGGGCACGGCGGCAAGCTCGCCGGATGGCTGGGCACCGGCGGCGACACCCGTTAA
- a CDS encoding MFS transporter, producing the protein MASTVTTEPSKDSSASARPGYGQLLRTRGAWTFLLPGFAARQPFAMLTLSIVLLVQHTTGSYGAAGAAAAVTGVSMALFAPWSGRLADRYGQRAVLVPGVLVHTVSGLALTTLALAHAPLWAVFAAAVPTGASVPQVGPMVRARWGVRLKGSPLMTTAAAFESVTDELTFVFGPLLATALCTAVHPAAGLLTEAALTLLGGLLFAAQRSTQPRVAAAGHARVEHSSALRVPGVRVLIVTFLGIGSVFGGMQVSLAAFTESIGEPGLNGVLYGTFAAGNMLSGLVCGAVAWKAAPQRRLVVAYAALALVASGLWAAHSVLVLAGLGLLVGMCIAPALITGYTLVEGLVPAGARTEAFTWLTGAVALGQAAAVTIAGQLEDRLWGGSGFLVPMGGTVLALVTLLALRPRLATRPRERTVARGVGHRVPVTVD; encoded by the coding sequence GTGGCATCCACGGTCACCACCGAGCCGTCGAAGGACTCGTCGGCATCCGCCCGCCCGGGATACGGGCAGCTGCTGCGCACCCGCGGCGCCTGGACGTTCCTGCTGCCCGGCTTCGCCGCCCGCCAGCCGTTCGCGATGCTCACCCTCTCCATCGTGCTGCTCGTGCAGCACACCACCGGCTCCTACGGCGCGGCCGGCGCCGCCGCGGCCGTCACCGGTGTCTCCATGGCGCTGTTCGCCCCCTGGAGCGGCCGTCTCGCCGACCGCTACGGACAGCGCGCCGTGCTGGTCCCCGGCGTCCTCGTGCACACCGTGTCGGGCCTCGCGCTCACCACCCTGGCCCTCGCCCACGCGCCGCTGTGGGCGGTGTTCGCGGCGGCCGTGCCCACGGGCGCCTCGGTGCCCCAGGTCGGCCCCATGGTGCGGGCCCGCTGGGGCGTGCGGCTGAAGGGCTCGCCCCTGATGACCACCGCGGCGGCCTTCGAGTCCGTCACCGACGAGCTCACCTTCGTCTTCGGCCCGCTGCTGGCGACCGCCCTGTGCACCGCCGTGCACCCGGCCGCAGGTCTGCTCACCGAGGCCGCGCTGACCCTGCTCGGCGGGCTGCTGTTCGCCGCGCAGCGCAGCACGCAGCCCCGGGTCGCCGCCGCCGGGCACGCGCGCGTGGAGCACTCCTCGGCCCTGCGCGTCCCCGGTGTGCGGGTGCTGATCGTGACCTTCCTGGGCATCGGCTCCGTCTTCGGCGGCATGCAGGTCTCACTGGCCGCGTTCACCGAGTCCATCGGCGAGCCCGGCCTCAACGGCGTGCTGTACGGCACCTTCGCCGCGGGCAACATGCTCTCCGGCCTGGTCTGCGGCGCCGTCGCCTGGAAGGCCGCGCCGCAGCGGCGCCTGGTCGTCGCCTACGCCGCGCTGGCGCTCGTCGCGTCCGGGCTGTGGGCGGCGCACTCGGTGCTCGTGCTGGCGGGCCTCGGCCTGCTGGTCGGCATGTGCATCGCGCCCGCGCTGATCACCGGTTACACCCTGGTCGAGGGCCTGGTCCCGGCCGGCGCCCGCACGGAGGCGTTCACCTGGCTGACCGGCGCGGTGGCGCTCGGCCAGGCGGCCGCCGTCACGATCGCCGGACAGCTCGAGGACCGCCTGTGGGGCGGCTCCGGTTTCCTGGTCCCGATGGGCGGCACGGTGCTGGCCCTGGTCACCCTGCTGGCCCTGCGGCCGCGGCTCGCGACGCGCCCCCGCGAACGCACCGTCGCACGTGGCGTCGGTCACCGCGTGCCGGTGACAGTGGACTGA
- a CDS encoding FmdB family zinc ribbon protein has protein sequence MPTYQYQCTECGEGLEAVQKFTDDALTECPDCGGRLKKVFSAVGIVFKGSGFYRNDSRGSSSSSSPASSSSKPATSGSDTKSSSTSSSSSSDSKSSSSGTSAGSSSAA, from the coding sequence GTGCCGACCTACCAGTACCAGTGCACCGAGTGCGGCGAGGGCCTCGAGGCGGTGCAGAAGTTCACCGACGACGCCCTGACCGAGTGCCCCGACTGCGGTGGCCGCCTCAAGAAGGTGTTCTCCGCCGTCGGCATCGTCTTCAAGGGCTCCGGTTTCTACCGCAACGACAGCCGCGGCTCCTCGTCGAGCAGCTCGCCGGCGTCGTCGTCCTCGAAGCCGGCGACGTCCGGTTCCGACACGAAGTCGTCGAGCACGAGCTCGTCGTCGTCCTCGGACTCCAAGTCGTCGAGCAGCGGCACCTCCGCCGGGAGCAGCTCCGCCGCGTAG
- a CDS encoding S-methyl-5'-thioadenosine phosphorylase, giving the protein MANKANAEIGVIGGSGLYSFLDDVTELQVETPYGPPSDSLFLGEVAGRRVAFLPRHGRGHHLPPHRINYRANLWALRSVGVRQVLGPCAVGGLRPEYGPGTLLVPDQLVDRTKSRTGTYFDGLPLPDGTVPQVVHVSLADPYCPAGRAAALKAARGREWEPVDGGTLVVIEGPRFSTRAESLWHRAQGWSVVGMTGHPEAALARELELCYTTLTLVTDLDAGAESGEGVSHEEVLRVFAANVDRLRGVLFDAVAVLPSTQDRDCRCGSALGGMNPGFALP; this is encoded by the coding sequence ATGGCGAACAAGGCGAACGCAGAGATCGGCGTGATCGGGGGCTCCGGTCTCTACTCGTTCCTGGACGACGTGACCGAGCTCCAGGTGGAGACCCCCTACGGGCCGCCCAGCGACTCCCTCTTCCTCGGCGAGGTGGCCGGCCGGCGGGTCGCCTTCCTGCCCCGGCACGGACGCGGCCACCACCTGCCGCCCCACCGCATCAACTACCGGGCCAACCTGTGGGCGCTGCGCTCGGTCGGGGTGCGTCAGGTGCTCGGCCCGTGCGCGGTGGGCGGCCTGCGCCCCGAGTACGGGCCCGGCACGCTCCTCGTGCCCGACCAGCTGGTCGACCGCACCAAGTCGCGGACGGGGACGTACTTCGACGGCCTGCCGCTGCCCGACGGCACGGTGCCCCAGGTGGTGCACGTGTCGCTCGCCGACCCCTACTGCCCCGCCGGACGGGCCGCGGCGCTCAAGGCGGCGCGCGGCCGCGAGTGGGAACCGGTGGACGGCGGAACCCTCGTCGTGATCGAGGGGCCGAGGTTCTCCACCCGTGCCGAATCGTTGTGGCACCGGGCGCAGGGCTGGTCGGTGGTGGGCATGACGGGCCACCCGGAAGCGGCGCTGGCCCGTGAACTCGAGCTCTGCTACACCACGTTGACCCTGGTCACCGATCTGGACGCGGGCGCCGAGAGCGGCGAGGGCGTCTCCCACGAGGAGGTGCTGCGGGTGTTCGCGGCGAACGTGGACCGGCTGCGGGGCGTGCTGTTCGACGCGGTGGCCGTGCTGCCGTCCACGCAGGACCGCGACTGCCGCTGCGGGAGCGCGCTCGGCGGAATGAACCCGGGGTTCGCGCTGCCGTAG
- a CDS encoding RcpC/CpaB family pilus assembly protein, whose translation MPPFPPVRVRGWRCRLGPAGRPARGRRRALAVGLAVTAVALVAAGPRIGDPVRGHPDERSGTGPPDRARSAVHAPSPSVHAARKVSAPVRIADAAAVRLLRPGDRVDVIAAEQTARGGTARVVARGALVTKVPEPPAAPVGDLGPGSDAGALVVLSVPRSTAARLAGASAAARLSVTLW comes from the coding sequence GTGCCGCCCTTTCCTCCGGTACGCGTCCGCGGCTGGCGATGCCGGCTGGGTCCGGCGGGCCGGCCGGCCCGAGGCCGCAGGCGCGCCCTCGCGGTCGGTCTCGCCGTCACCGCCGTCGCGCTGGTCGCGGCCGGGCCGCGGATCGGCGATCCGGTGCGCGGGCACCCCGATGAGCGAAGCGGCACCGGGCCGCCGGACCGCGCACGGTCGGCGGTGCACGCCCCCTCCCCGAGCGTGCACGCCGCCCGGAAGGTGTCCGCCCCGGTGCGGATCGCCGATGCCGCCGCCGTCCGGCTGCTGCGCCCCGGTGACCGGGTGGACGTCATCGCCGCCGAGCAGACGGCGCGGGGCGGCACGGCCCGGGTGGTCGCCCGTGGAGCACTCGTGACCAAGGTGCCCGAGCCGCCGGCCGCCCCGGTCGGGGACCTTGGACCGGGCAGTGACGCGGGCGCGCTGGTCGTACTGTCGGTGCCCCGGTCCACCGCGGCGCGCCTGGCGGGCGCGAGCGCCGCCGCGCGGCTGTCGGTGACCCTGTGGTGA
- a CDS encoding large conductance mechanosensitive channel protein MscL: MRGNVVDLAVAVVIGAAFTNIVNSIVKGIINPVVGAIGTKNLDSYYSCVKDPCTGTGDSATGVRILWGSVLGATLTFVITAAVVYFLMVLPMAKYLAKVEARRKAKEGTREIIEVTELEVLKEIRDALVAQRGNGHSQR; the protein is encoded by the coding sequence ATGCGTGGCAACGTCGTCGACCTGGCCGTCGCGGTGGTGATCGGCGCGGCCTTCACGAACATCGTCAACTCGATCGTGAAGGGGATCATCAACCCGGTCGTCGGAGCGATCGGCACCAAGAACCTGGACAGCTACTACTCCTGCGTCAAGGATCCCTGCACCGGGACGGGCGACAGCGCGACCGGTGTCCGGATCCTGTGGGGGTCCGTCCTCGGCGCCACCCTCACGTTCGTGATCACCGCGGCGGTCGTGTACTTCCTGATGGTCCTGCCCATGGCGAAGTACCTGGCGAAGGTCGAGGCCCGCAGGAAGGCCAAGGAGGGCACGCGGGAGATCATCGAGGTCACCGAGCTGGAGGTGCTCAAGGAGATCCGCGACGCCCTGGTCGCCCAGCGGGGCAACGGCCACAGCCAGCGGTAG